The genomic window GATCCACCTGACGGAACTAGGCTGCATCGCGTGTGAGGAACTTACTGAGCTCGGTGCGGGTAAAGAAGGATGGCTCGTGAACAATCCAAACCTTTTGAGTGCACTTGATTCTCACTCTTTAGCCCTAGCCAATCGATTTCTCATATTGATTGTGAATTGGGGTGATCCTGATGCGCCTCGTGTCAAGATCAGACCTGATCTGTCTCCGATTGAGGCTGAGTCGATTACGGCGATCGAGTGGTTAGTGTTTGATGATGTCAGAGTCGTCGTTGCGGGGACTTCTTGTGGATATCTCTTGGTTTACTCTGTTACCGGTGATCTGATCCATAAGCAGGTGAAATTCTGAAACTTTTTGGTCTGCATTGTTAATTTATCGATAGGTGATGTTTGCTTGAAATGCTGAAACATAGGTTTTATGAACATTGTTGTCTCAAAACATTGTGCAGTTCTTTGGTTGGGTACTTGAAGAGATCTTTAGCTTAGTTCAAGTGATTTTATGGATGAATTACttattttgtatgtgtttACAGATTGTACATCAAAGCCgtatattaaaaataagagTTCGAGGAACTAAGAAAGATTTGATGCAAGAGACATCCTCTGAGGAGATTTGCATTGTATTGCCTGGTGTTATTGCCCGCTTTGATGGCTCTAACATTCAggtattgttaaaaaaacattctattAAAGTATAATTTGTTTGAGGTGATGTTAAGCTAAGTTCtgagatttgttttatttctgtCTTCATAATTGTAGAGTATGGTTCAGAAATGGGTTCAAGAGAAGAATTCGAACTTTTGGGACCAAAAGAATAGAAAGGGAGATGCAGAAGATACTGGTAGCTTGTACCAACGTCTACCGTATCAGATATGGAATGTCAACAAGAATGGTGTGTGTGTTGATGCTACTGTCACTGGCGTAATGCCTCCTCCGTTACTGGAACTCCAGGTGAGACTAGTGATGTCTATTTGATTGTTTCAAACTAGGAACACACTGATACTGCGGACGTTTTTGAAGTTTATTCCTGTTTATAAATCTGGCTGATTTTATTCTTTGACAGTCAAGTCAACGTTATTATTGTGCAGTGACC from Arabidopsis thaliana chromosome 3, partial sequence includes these protein-coding regions:
- a CDS encoding Rab3 GTPase-activating protein non-catalytic subunit (unknown protein; Has 158 Blast hits to 158 proteins in 77 species: Archae - 0; Bacteria - 0; Metazoa - 104; Fungi - 0; Plants - 33; Viruses - 0; Other Eukaryotes - 21 (source: NCBI BLink).), with amino-acid sequence MAKRIHLTELGCIACEELTELGAGKEGWLVNNPNLLSALDSHSLALANRFLILIVNWGDPDAPRVKIRPDLSPIEAESITAIEWLVFDDVRVVVAGTSCGYLLVYSVTGDLIHKQIVHQSRILKIRVRGTKKDLMQETSSEEICIVLPGVIARFDGSNIQSMVQKWVQEKNSNFWDQKNRKGDAEDTGSLYQRLPYQIWNVNKNGVCVDATVTGVMPPPLLELQSSQRYYCAVTIGEDSVISAYRLSEDRGRSLVGAILSKVVPAAASTIASFSKLIWRSNDQSPKRKPEAKTQSFARASSLTCIKDYPRKGEKLTLSPSGTLAAITDSLGRILLLDTQALVVVRLWKGYRDASCVFMEMLAKKDKGKSVIHTEPVKSDYCLCLAIHAPRKGIIEVWQMRTGPRLLTIQCAKGSKLLQPAYRFGSNSSSSPYIPLEVFLLNGDSGQVSMLNRSLS